In one Saimiri boliviensis isolate mSaiBol1 chromosome 3, mSaiBol1.pri, whole genome shotgun sequence genomic region, the following are encoded:
- the LOC120363567 gene encoding LOW QUALITY PROTEIN: uncharacterized protein LOC120363567 (The sequence of the model RefSeq protein was modified relative to this genomic sequence to represent the inferred CDS: inserted 2 bases in 1 codon; deleted 2 bases in 1 codon) gives MSSNSLTTPPRVSADPTSSALFPQLPPADASPCLWTRVSSSERLPTNQGRPHAPQAQSRGRTAQNSAQRWAHLRRWIRKDAPQERHAGDTHRAREPAGKSGRAGDSLRSLTHLTKAFPSRPAGSPQTTSHGRGRPIPEPVCSQELHVSTEPPSNSERGPVAAGPRTTAPPTQAPRTPRRRLPDRLLLTSQPGDAAGAXAQSCTGRAAGRARAAVRGPTGARVPHRRGLRTDGRAAAAGTR, from the exons ATGTCCAGCAACTCACTAACGACACCACCCAGGGTCAGCGCCGACCCCACAAGCTCAGCGCTCTTCCCGCAGCTGCCCCCCGCAGACGCCAGTCCCTGCCTCTGGACACGCGTCTCCAGTTCTGAACGCCTGCCTACAAACCAAGGGCGCCCACACGCTCCTCAGGCTCAATCACGTGGCAGAACTGCTCAGAACTCAGCGCAGCGCTGGGCGCACCTACGCCGGTGGATTCGAAAAGACGCCCCTCAGGAACGCCACGCGGGGGACACGCACAGGGCGAGGGAACCGGCGGGAAAGTCGGGGCGGGCGGGTGATTCGCTTCGCTCCCTCACACACCTCACAAAAGCCTTTCCTTCAAGACCCGCGGGCAGCCCCCAAACCACGAGCCACGGCCGGGGCCGTCCCATCCCCGAG CCCGTTTGCTCACAGGAACTCCATGTTTCCACGGAGCCTCCATCTAATTCCGAACGGGGTCCAGTAGCGGCGGGACCCCGGACCACAGCGCCTCCCACGCAGGCACCGCGCACGCCGCGCCGGCGTCTTCCCGATCGGCTCCTCCTCACCTCACAGCCCGGGGACGCTGCGGGTGC GGCGCAGAGCTGCACAGGAAGGGCTGCAGGCCGGGCCAGAGCCGCCGTGCGGGGGCCGACGGGAGCCCGGGTCCCCCACCGGAGGGGACTGAGGACCGACGGccgagcggcggcggcggggacTCGG